One uncultured Hyphomonas sp. genomic region harbors:
- a CDS encoding helix-turn-helix domain-containing protein has protein sequence MAHDDSLQEQAGPEAGAEGKTLTENERFLQAKEVFETRSFEGEDLRMGQVLRRVREIKGLELQDVSKATLLRRDYLMWIERMEVGELPKGGYLTAILGTYAKFLGLPEKDVIAIYTKECGAVQEVKEAAPVPKMGQIAAERARWPLALASAVALVTLAAGAIGVSQFMRPAPEVTESAAIVAVNGARDSLFSETESQRPVPDTLPLELVAVRQGWLEVRGADGTIFRSRVMAEGETYFPRLNAGWTVSARDGGAFEWRVGDIVVSPLGPDGAEVFSVSVDEQLARAAEVSAPAMAANGGSKATR, from the coding sequence ATGGCACACGACGACTCCCTTCAAGAACAGGCCGGTCCCGAAGCCGGGGCCGAAGGCAAGACGCTGACTGAAAACGAACGCTTCCTGCAGGCCAAGGAGGTCTTCGAAACCCGCTCCTTCGAGGGGGAAGACCTGCGCATGGGCCAGGTCCTGCGCCGCGTGCGCGAGATCAAGGGCCTGGAACTGCAGGACGTGTCCAAGGCGACGCTTCTGCGCCGGGATTACCTGATGTGGATCGAGCGGATGGAAGTCGGTGAGTTGCCCAAAGGCGGCTATCTGACGGCCATTCTGGGCACCTATGCGAAATTCCTCGGCCTGCCCGAGAAGGACGTCATCGCGATCTATACCAAGGAATGCGGCGCCGTTCAGGAAGTGAAAGAAGCCGCGCCTGTCCCGAAAATGGGGCAGATTGCAGCTGAGCGCGCCCGCTGGCCGCTGGCGCTGGCCTCGGCGGTTGCCCTTGTCACACTGGCCGCCGGTGCGATCGGCGTGTCGCAATTCATGCGGCCTGCGCCGGAAGTGACCGAGTCCGCTGCCATCGTGGCCGTGAACGGCGCGCGTGACAGCCTGTTCTCTGAAACCGAGTCCCAGCGCCCCGTGCCGGACACGCTGCCGCTCGAACTGGTCGCTGTGCGCCAAGGCTGGCTGGAAGTGCGCGGCGCCGACGGCACCATCTTCCGCAGCCGCGTGATGGCCGAGGGCGAAACCTATTTCCCGCGCCTCAATGCTGGCTGGACCGTGTCTGCCCGGGATGGCGGCGCCTTCGAATGGCGCGTTGGCGACATCGTGGTCAGCCCGCTCGGCCCGGACGGCGCGGAAGTGTTTTCCGTCAGCGTGGACGAACAGCTGGCCCGCGCCGCGGAAGTCTCCGCTCCGGCCATGGCGGCCAATGGCGGCAGCAAGGCGACCCGCTAA